The following are encoded together in the Ktedonobacterales bacterium genome:
- a CDS encoding PAS domain-containing protein, with product MADTTLPGSVPRGPIKIHNAKAPGALDADIIIANAPDPVFVSDLEGKILQANDAVSQLLGFRPDEVLEQSLSRFISAREAHEFTAALREVVKHGVTRNVALNPRSASGEVIPTSLNASALRDADGKVIGAIGILRDMRELDKARAYADSLIKFAPDPVFVSDLQGKILQANDAVYELLGFRTDEVLEQSLSRFISPEETREFMAALDEVIERGVTRNARLNPRSASGEVISTTLNASALRDGDGEVIGAIGILRDMRELDKARAFSQGLINNAPDPVFVSDLEGKILQANDAVYALLGFRPDEVLEQSLSRFISPEETREFLAALREVIERGVTRNARLTPRSASGEVIPTTLNASALRDSDGKVIGAIGILRDMRAYERVVHDLEQSKSELQEKILDLEKFEEVVVGRELKMITLEKEIERLKQDLEKARTERGRAG from the coding sequence ATGGCTGACACTACGTTGCCTGGCAGTGTCCCCAGGGGACCGATCAAGATTCATAACGCCAAAGCGCCTGGCGCACTGGATGCTGACATTATCATCGCCAATGCGCCCGATCCAGTGTTCGTCAGCGATCTGGAAGGCAAGATTCTGCAAGCCAATGACGCCGTCTCACAACTGCTGGGGTTTCGGCCTGATGAAGTGTTGGAGCAATCGCTCTCTCGTTTCATCAGCGCCAGGGAGGCGCACGAATTTACCGCCGCCTTGCGCGAGGTGGTGAAGCATGGCGTAACGCGCAATGTTGCCCTCAACCCTCGCAGTGCTTCTGGTGAAGTTATTCCCACCAGCCTCAATGCTTCGGCTTTACGTGATGCTGATGGGAAAGTCATTGGCGCTATTGGTATTTTGCGTGATATGCGCGAACTGGATAAGGCCCGCGCTTATGCGGATAGTCTGATTAAGTTCGCGCCGGACCCGGTGTTTGTTTCAGACTTGCAAGGCAAGATTCTGCAAGCCAACGATGCGGTGTATGAGTTGCTCGGTTTCCGCACCGATGAGGTGCTGGAGCAATCGCTCTCCCGCTTTATTAGCCCGGAAGAAACTCGTGAGTTTATGGCCGCGCTGGATGAAGTCATTGAACGCGGCGTGACGCGCAATGCGCGCCTCAATCCGCGCAGCGCCTCTGGAGAGGTCATTTCTACCACCCTCAACGCTTCGGCCCTGCGTGATGGAGATGGCGAGGTCATTGGCGCGATTGGCATCTTGCGCGATATGCGCGAACTGGATAAAGCCCGTGCTTTCTCGCAAGGCTTGATTAACAATGCGCCCGATCCAGTGTTTGTTAGCGATCTGGAAGGTAAGATTCTGCAAGCCAATGATGCTGTTTATGCGCTCCTGGGATTCCGGCCCGATGAGGTGCTGGAGCAGTCACTCTCCCGCTTTATTAGCCCGGAAGAAACTCGTGAGTTTCTGGCTGCCTTGCGCGAGGTGATTGAGCGCGGTGTCACCCGCAATGCCCGGCTCACCCCGCGCAGCGCCTCTGGAGAGGTCATCCCCACGACGCTGAACGCCTCGGCGTTGCGTGATTCCGATGGCAAAGTGATTGGCGCTATCGGCATCTTGCGCGATATGCGCGCTTACGAGCGCGTGGTTCATGACCTGGAGCAGTCCAAGAGCGAATTACAGGAGAAGATTCTTGATCTGGAGAAATTTGAAGAGGTGGTGGTAGGCCGCGAACTCAAGATGATTACATTGGAGAAAGAGATCGAGCGTCTGAAGCAGGACTTGGAAAAAGCCCGAACAGAGCGGGGGCGGGCTGGATGA
- a CDS encoding LLM class flavin-dependent oxidoreductase encodes MGRVALYLQDKHPLRDGMAYAQYAEQRGFEAVWQAESRLVRDAIVPMAAFAAVTSRITIGSGVINNWTRNISLLAATFLTLDDLAPNRIICGIGAWWDPLAKQVGIQRTRPLKAMRETIEVLKRLLRMERVTFHGDFHHVEDIELDVVHGRREPRNVPIYIGATHMGMMELAGEIADGVVLNYCVPPEYNNEALKHLSSGANKAGRLLNDIDRPQLIVCSVDHDHQRAVQAAKELITQYLAQQPHIAQASGTPPETVKQVQRILGWPATKEQIHQAMQLVPDELIERISASGTPEEVRAKVEAYTRTGCTCPILYPVGADVPLMIDTFAQT; translated from the coding sequence ATGGGTCGTGTGGCCTTGTACCTGCAAGACAAACATCCGCTCCGCGACGGGATGGCTTATGCACAGTATGCCGAGCAACGCGGCTTCGAGGCTGTATGGCAGGCCGAATCGCGCCTTGTGCGGGATGCGATTGTCCCTATGGCTGCCTTCGCGGCAGTGACCTCGCGCATCACTATTGGCAGCGGCGTGATTAACAACTGGACACGCAATATTAGCCTGCTTGCCGCGACCTTTCTGACACTTGACGACCTGGCGCCCAATCGCATCATCTGCGGTATCGGCGCGTGGTGGGATCCCCTTGCCAAACAGGTGGGCATTCAACGTACCAGGCCCCTGAAGGCAATGCGAGAAACCATCGAGGTTCTGAAACGCTTGCTGAGGATGGAGCGCGTCACTTTTCACGGGGACTTTCACCACGTAGAAGATATTGAACTCGACGTTGTGCATGGGCGCCGGGAGCCGCGCAACGTCCCAATCTATATTGGCGCCACACATATGGGTATGATGGAACTGGCTGGCGAAATTGCCGATGGTGTCGTCCTTAATTATTGCGTCCCCCCCGAATACAACAACGAAGCCTTGAAGCACCTCTCCAGCGGAGCCAACAAAGCCGGACGCCTGCTGAATGACATTGATCGCCCCCAGTTGATCGTCTGTTCGGTTGACCATGATCACCAGCGTGCTGTACAGGCAGCGAAGGAATTGATCACACAGTACCTCGCCCAGCAACCGCATATAGCCCAGGCAAGCGGCACACCACCGGAAACAGTGAAGCAAGTGCAGCGCATCCTTGGATGGCCCGCTACCAAAGAACAAATTCATCAAGCCATGCAATTGGTGCCGGATGAATTGATTGAACGCATCAGTGCAAGTGGAACACCCGAAGAAGTGCGGGCAAAAGTAGAAGCGTACACGCGCACCGGCTGTACCTGCCCGATCCTTTATCCGGTAGGCGCCGATGTGCCGCTGATGATTGATACCTTTGCACAAACGTGA